A window of the Desulfotignum phosphitoxidans DSM 13687 genome harbors these coding sequences:
- a CDS encoding DHH family phosphoesterase: protein MSSTRDNVRRFFEQFKPNAKVLVIINADPDAIGSAMAVKRLLWRRVSEVAIAHFNRISRPDNLALIQLTDVGLRNLAEVDKAQFDHFVIVDSQPDHNEAFAGITYTAIIDHHPLTRAEAAYTDIRPGYGTCSTLLTEYLKSWKIKPSAKLAAALMMGIKTDTADFTRQATLKDIRAFQYLYKFADNNIVTKVERAFYTDEDLDFLGTAIRKRRVVNNRVFFHAGNISKPDELVMVADFFLTIAGINWSIVSGVVDRKLIVILRNDGLRKGAGNTAKEAFSKYGSAGGHKTMARAELSLHLIRKDTGTAAQKFLAGWIMDRIEKTAGKKIE, encoded by the coding sequence GTGAGCAGCACCCGGGACAATGTTCGGCGGTTTTTCGAGCAATTCAAACCCAATGCAAAAGTATTGGTGATCATCAATGCGGATCCGGATGCCATTGGTTCGGCCATGGCAGTCAAACGCCTGTTGTGGCGCAGGGTGTCTGAAGTGGCCATCGCCCATTTCAACCGCATCAGCCGGCCGGATAACCTGGCATTGATTCAGCTCACCGACGTCGGGCTCAGGAACCTGGCAGAAGTGGACAAAGCCCAGTTCGATCATTTTGTGATCGTGGATTCCCAGCCGGATCATAATGAGGCGTTTGCCGGCATCACCTATACCGCCATCATCGATCATCATCCCTTGACCCGGGCCGAAGCCGCCTATACAGATATCCGCCCCGGATACGGCACCTGCTCCACCCTGTTGACCGAATACCTGAAATCCTGGAAAATCAAGCCATCCGCCAAGCTGGCAGCGGCCCTGATGATGGGCATTAAAACCGATACGGCGGACTTTACCCGCCAGGCCACGCTCAAGGACATCCGGGCGTTTCAATACCTGTATAAATTTGCGGACAACAATATTGTCACCAAGGTGGAGCGGGCGTTTTATACGGATGAGGACCTGGATTTTTTAGGCACAGCCATCAGAAAACGGCGGGTGGTCAACAACCGGGTCTTTTTTCATGCCGGCAACATTTCCAAACCGGATGAACTGGTCATGGTGGCGGATTTTTTCCTGACCATTGCCGGGATCAACTGGTCCATTGTTTCCGGGGTGGTGGACCGAAAACTGATTGTTATTCTCAGAAACGATGGCCTGCGAAAAGGGGCAGGCAATACGGCCAAAGAAGCCTTTTCAAAATATGGTTCCGCAGGCGGTCACAAAACCATGGCCCGGGCGGAACTGTCCCTTCACCTGATCCGAAAGGATACCGGCACTGCAGCCCAAAAATTTCTGGCCGGCTGGATCATGGACCGGATTGAAAAAACCGCGGGAAAAAAAATCGAATAA
- a CDS encoding desulfoferrodoxin has product MAQRKQVYKCDVCGNMIEVLHGGEGDLVCCGEDMKLFEEKSAAEEGKEKHVPVIEAADGGVTVKVGSNPHPMEEKHYIEWIEILDGDDSCRHFLKPGQAPETFFATKNQKVTAREYCNVHGLWKS; this is encoded by the coding sequence ATGGCACAAAGAAAACAGGTTTACAAATGCGACGTATGCGGAAACATGATTGAAGTCCTTCACGGCGGGGAAGGCGATTTGGTATGTTGCGGGGAGGACATGAAACTTTTTGAGGAAAAATCCGCCGCAGAGGAAGGCAAGGAAAAACATGTGCCTGTTATTGAGGCAGCAGACGGCGGGGTCACCGTGAAAGTGGGGAGTAACCCCCATCCCATGGAGGAAAAACATTATATCGAATGGATCGAAATTCTTGATGGGGATGATTCCTGCCGCCATTTTCTAAAACCCGGCCAGGCCCCGGAAACTTTTTTTGCCACGAAAAACCAGAAGGTGACAGCCCG